A genome region from Gopherus flavomarginatus isolate rGopFla2 chromosome 9, rGopFla2.mat.asm, whole genome shotgun sequence includes the following:
- the SMIM22 gene encoding small integral membrane protein 22 — protein MPPKTEAMTELPPPTMPPSAGGCCQDKAKQAAYATPLPRKPFLPQRGRTLDAGGVSAAPWTQVDPNQHPCAAGSRRNQEVEASECSLLQRRSAGRSARSGPKIRPQGKLGKEPKMGSEGQNLGEEFNNQINDVLSRLATKQMFQSDWDIAAFAIFFIFIGTVLLMVLLALIHCCCCCCCCDTRGSHKKVPRKKVGIDNKAMEP, from the exons atgccgccgaagacagaGGCAATGACCGAGCTGCCGCCACCGACAATGCCg CCCTCAGCAGGTGGATGCTGCCAGGACAAAGCAAAACAAGCAGCCTACgctacccccctcccccgcaagcCTTTCCTTCCCCAAAGAGGGAGGACGCTGGACGCTGGAGGTGTGTCTGCCGCTCCTTGGACTCAGGTGGATCCCAATCAACATCCTTGTGCAGCTGGCAGCAGAAGGAACCAGGAAGTGGAGGCCAGCGAGTGCAGCTTGCTGCAGAGGAGATCGGCTGGAAGAAGCGCTCGGAGTGGTCCCAAG ATCAGACCGCAGGGGAAACTCGGAAAGGAACCAAAAATGGGATCTGAAGGGCAAAACTTGGGAGAGGAGTTCAACAACCAGATCAATGACGTCCTGAGCAGACTGGCAACCAAACAGATGTTCCAGTCAGACTGGGACATTGCTGCCTTCGCCATCTTCTTCATCTTCATTG GTACCGTGCTGTTGATGGTTCTCCTGGCTCTGATccattgttgctgctgctgctgctgctgtgacacCCGGGGATCACACAAGaag gTCCCCAGAAAGAAAGTGGGCATTGATAACAAGGCCATGGAGCCatag